A window of Acinonyx jubatus isolate Ajub_Pintada_27869175 chromosome B2, VMU_Ajub_asm_v1.0, whole genome shotgun sequence genomic DNA:
gcaGAAGATGCTCTGCAACAGTGCTATCTTAGCATGAAGGATAAGGacataaataaaagtgaaaaaacactAAAGCGATCAGAGCTCCTGCTGATGACTTCATTCTACCAACACAGATACATACAACTTccaagaatcaggaaaaaaaagggagaggcaaaaagggaaaaacaatacatttattAAGAGGCATGAAAATGCATAaactcatttataaataaatgtagaatttaCCCAGTGAAAAAATAGCTAAAATCCATGAGTAAGCTGGATTTTGTATCTGAAATGATTACATACTTGATCTCCAATAATTTCCTCTCCAACATGATCTCTTAGTAGCAGCCATTTTGCAATGACCATAGAAAAAGCTGTTACCAAAGATTATCACGTGGGGGGAActttttcaagaattttctttaaaaatgaaccaGTGCAAACAAATTCAGATTATAAGGGATACAGTAAGACCTAGGGCTTATcttcagaaaagtagaaaataaaaatcccaaacatttattcattaagaaatgaaaaagcaaactaCATTTTGatcattgaaaaataatacatatggaTATTATAAAACATTCTTAACCAGTAATTGTAATAATTACACTTATAAATGTTCATTCAAGTACTaatgttcaataaacattcaaaTCCCCATTAAAAGTAACACTAGATACAGACATATGTGGACAATACTACTTCTGATTTAATGACAACAAAAATCACATCAACAGAAGGCAAGTGATCcttaaaacactgtatttttttttgtatgtaaatgATTTTTCACAGTCTGTGTATTTTATCTGTGAGAACCCAAGGAACATCTCACAACAGCTAATTAAGAAGTCCTTTCTATAAAGTAACTTTTGATAGTACAGAAACAAACATACCAGAACACAAGTTGAGTTTAAAACATAACAGGGCAGAATCTGTTTTCTTTGGCAGGAAATTATTCATTCCTTACCAAATGTTGGTTTGCTGTTGTGTGGACACTATGAAAACACTTTTTGGTATTTACCAAAGACCTATGAAATCATCTGAAAAGGTTTCATTAACTATGGTACCGTGATAACAGCGTAGCGCTTACGTCAAAGTTGCGCCGAAATCAACCTGGTTTCCTTGATTACTGTTGTTAACAGATCTTCCTTCAAAAAGCTCCCTCCTAATCCTGGCCTGAGTCTCAGGTTTTAATAAAAgttcctttatctgtttcactttGGACTTCAGACCCATCCTTTCTCGACGCAAAGCTTCATTAATTAAGTCCCGGAATCCAATAGGTTTCTtgcctaggggaaaaaaaaattatataatacattttacataCAAATGCCAGTGAAAGACATTAAATATGGCACACTGACTTATCAAAAGAAGGCtaaaagaaacctttaaaatGTTGCCCACATGTTATAGAAAATGTTGCATTTtgccaaaaatatataatttgcatgAAACGAATTTACGGTAAATAAAAATCACTGCACAGCCACAGCAGACACAGGACAAGTGTGAGACATTATGGACTGACAGTATGGAAAACGATTTCAACAGTGATTATTTTAAACTTAGCACTTgttagctgtgtgtgtgttttggcctCAGGTAAAGTGGTCAAATGCCCTGCTAAGCAATATAAATGGCAGTATTCCATTTATGGCAAGGCCCCTTCCAAGGCCTTTAATTTGAGTCCATGAGGCATAACCCAAAGTCCCCTCTCCCTTGGCCATGGCTGAGGGTAAGTGAAACTTGGGCCATTCTTTCATAAGTGAGTTTCCTCTGCTAGCCACGGCACTCCATTCTCTTCTGTTGTGCTTCAGAAATGCAAACACATTGATCACGAAAGTATTAGGCGATCTCCACAGCTTGGACAAGAGACATTTAAACAGCACAATGCAAAGTAGTCCGTTGACTCAGCAGAGGGGAGCCGGATGCTTCTCACGGAGCAGCGTGGGGGCCTGCCTGCATTGGGGTCTCATTTCCTGTTGTTGTCACTGTCAGTGCCATTCCTATCAGCCTCTTGAGTTTTCACAGAGCTCCCATCCCCTGGCTTGCTTTTGTTCTGTGTTTCTTCCAGATACTGCTGGACAGCCTTGAGCACCGCGTTCTCCACCAGCCTCTTACTGAGCCTTACCAGTTCAGCATCATCAGGCTCACCTCCATTCTTATCACCTACATTCCACAATAGAGAAGAGAGATCACTGAGATCATATTGCCATAGAAACTTGGCATGCAGGGGCCGGCTAGTTCAGTTAGTTAAAAAGAGCAAGTGTCCTTCAATCTGGCAAATTGGATCCGTAAATCCAAGAACACTGTGTGGCTTTTCATTAGGTATTTGCAGAAACAGGAGACTGCCTATGCCTGAAGATGTCAGGTTGAAAAGCAGTTCTTTAACCCCACTCCAAAAATATTCCACCTAGCAATGCTGGAAGCTTCCTATTTCTACATGGAATTTTTGTCCTTCTCTCATCCATGGCTATTTGCTACTGTTAAAGTCCACGCGCCCACCACCTGGAGCCTCAGACATGTGAATTCACCAACCAGATCTGCGTCTGCTTTTCCTTCGCCACTGATAAATGTCAGGTGATCAAGATTTCCCAATCAACTAACTACTTGGGATCACTAGTTGTTTAAATGATTGGCCCATAGATTGGTTGTTAATAAACTCTCAGCAATTCCATGAAGACAAAGGCAGTTATTCCTGCTAGGAACTGGtttaaaataaacttgtaaaattaATATTCTATGTAATCTCGGTGCTATCACTGcaatttcagaaataagaaaCTCTTCAAGAGTTAGGATGATGATAGTAAATTACtagatgttaatattttatagcCATTTTATTTCCCTGCTAGTGATGATCAAGGTTTAATTATTCTACCTTTCATTTCACCTTAAAAGGGCTGGTTCTCATCTATTCCTATGCTACACAtttcccactcactctcttccaTGTCTCCATTAACTGGGGAAAAAGAGCAAGGGACTCATCTGTCATGCCCATTCATTCCCTAATCTTCTTCCATGAGCTGCGGACCCAAGAAGGCAGATGAGTGGAGGCAAAGACAATGCAGCACCTAAATATGGTAAACAAATACTAACAGATCTCAAGGGAGTGACAGacagcaatataataatagtaggggacttcagtattccactttcaacaatgaatagatcatccagatagaaaaacagaaaggaagcatTGGATTTGAACTATACTTTGGACCAAATGGACCTAAGAAACATATAGAGAACATCcagcagtaatcaaaacagtatggtattagcataaaaacagacacatagaccaactgAACAGAATCTAGAGCCCATAAGTAAACTCATGCATAGATGgtcaactaatgtttgacaatgGAGCCAAGAAAACACAATGCAGAAAggacagcctcttcaataaatggtgctgggaaaagtgacatcgacatgcaaaagaatgaatgaaattggacccctatcttacacacactcacaaaaattaataaggaatGGAATAAGGAcataaacataagacctgaaaccaaaaaactcttgagaagaaaccaaaggaaaaaaagttctttgacactggtcttggcaatgattttttctGGAGATGACACCAAAGAACaaacaatgaaagtaaaaatcaGCAAGCGACactatatcaaattaaaaaatcttctgcacagcaaagaaacaaacaacaaaatgaaaggacaatctacagaatgggaggaaatatttgcaagtcatatatttgataaggggttaatattcaaaatatataaggaactcctacaactcaatagcaaaaacacaaacaatccaatttaaaaatgggaagaggacctgaatagacattttttccaaataagacatacaaaaaTGTCTAATAAGTacctgaaaaggtgctcaatatcactaatcatcagggacatgcaaatcaaaaccccagtgagatatcaccccacaactgttaaaatggttattatcaaaaaaacaagagataacaaatgctagcgaggatgtggagaaaaggaacccttgtgcactgttgatgggaaagtaaattggtgcagccactgtggaaaatagtatggaggttcctcaaaaacttaaaattggaattaccatatgatccagcaatcccacccacttctaggtatatatctgAAGAAGGTGAAATCACAATCTCAGAGAGATATCTGTACTCCTATGTTCACTGAAATGtatttcacaatagccaagacatgaaaaaaacCTGTGTacaatgatgaatggataaagaaaatgtggtatttatataagatgaaatattattcagccataaaaagaaggcaatcctgccatttgtgacaatatggcaGACGTttagggcattgtgctaagtgaaagatggcagacagagaaagaaataccgtgtgatctcatttacatgtggaatctaaaaacactggactcaaaaaaacagagaatcaaaCGGTGGTTTAAGCAGGGGCAGAAAAATGAGGAATCCCGGTGAAAGACTTTgagttacaagatgaataagttctgaggatctaatggaAGCACAGTAACTACATTACCAATACTGTATCATATACATGAATATTTGCTATGAGAGTAGAGCTTTAATGCTCtcactacaacaacaacaaaatataattaGGTAAAGGTAAAGGATGTGTTAACTAAAGTCTCTGTGGCAAATATTTTGCAAtaaatatgtatatcaaatcatcacattctATACcctaaacttacacaatgttatatgtcaattgtatctcaataagctggggaggaaaaataaaaactagaatgCTCACTACATTGAAATCAGCTCATTTTTGGAATATTACCCCTGGCCTCCAGGAGGCAAAAGCCAAGTGTTACACTTGCATCCTTAGGTCTGGGATAGGTAAATACTGAGGGTCTGAGCTGGAAGATGGATATTGTTTTCTATGCTTATATGTAACAGGGATTGAAATACAAGAGCACATATGCTAAGGGAGAGAATTGGCCTAAAGACCTCCTTCTGAGCCCCACTTCTATTTAACACACGTCCAGGACCAACTCTGCTTAGAACCATCATTCCTAGCACCCTCCAAGCAGATGAGAGATAGCTGAAAGACCCATCTAGATTTTCTACCAGTGCAAGGCCTTAGCAATTGCTTTCCCTTAAAAAGTGGCAATGTGGGCACTGCCACATTTGGCAGTGACCAAAAGTTCTAGGTAGAACCTTTGAAGTGCAAAATATGCTTAGAATTGAGTAAGCTTCAACTCTGTGATATCTACATAGAAGTAATTCAACATAAATACGTCaggatattattaaaataaagataaagaaattaataCCACATTTGGGGCAGTTTAAGACTATTTTTATCAGTAAGAATAAAGGAGTATATTGTGTAATACTTACAGGATTTTAGCTTAATCTTACAAGACAGTGTTTATATAACCGATACCTCCAAATGTGTTACCTACCTGGAACTATTTGTATAATGGCTCTTCaaacttaaaagggaaaaagtCACACTGCAAATGAAGGGACACTTTTTAAGTACCCCCAAAACACTGGGAATGACTGCAGCTGCTACCCTACTGTGCTCGGCGCCCAGGCCAGAGGTGCATTCCTCCGGGCTGTTCCTTACTCTGGTCAGCTTTCAGGTAACATCAGTCATCATATCACTGATACTCACTAGTTGTACTTGATCCTAGTCTTTACTCACTCCTAAGATGCCTCAGGTCACATCATCTGTGTTTCTGAGATTTCTCTCGGCCGGCTACGAAGTGCTCTTGTTACTTCAAACACTCAGAGAttgaaaacacaaaagttttCCCACGAAAAGTTAATTTTCCCTTCTGATTTCCCATTTGTGattatgcttttattattattttattatccaaGTCAACCAAGCTCAAAACAAGACGGACACTGTCTTTGATTCCTGCATTTCCCTCAGTAACTCCTTTACTAGCCAAGCCCCATGAATGTGCTTTTCACAATTTGTCTTCTCCTCAATGCATTTGGTATAACACCTTTAGCTTAATATTTATAAACTGTCCCTTTTAGTGTCCATTGTCTCtacagaaaaatttaaactaGTCTTCCTAAGCTTTCTAAAGTTGACCATTGGTGATCACCCACCAGCACCGTGCTCCCGCTGTCAGCTTCCAACATCTCCTCAGGTGCCTCCACATCATCCTCTACTTCTAGATGGCCCTCCCTTTCTCTAAGTAAAATCCCACTACtacaagaagccttccctgactaaCCCAGATGGAAGTGATGTGCTTCCACTGGATTCCAATAATTTTGGCTGCACAGATAGTACATGGTCATTTGGTCATTCATTCACATACGCACTGAGGACCTACGATACACCTGGCTATTCCAGCCTATGGGGATACAgcagagaataaaacaaagccCTACTGGTTTCCCTTTCTTAGTTTCTTTACAAATCAagagccttatttatttattatttacttgatTTATTATTCAACAACTACTGATTGAGTATCTGCTCTGCTAAAGACACAGTCTTGAGTATAGAAACCATGTCCTAGGTTCTCAGTTATCTTCTACTCTGCTAATGTGTGGCACAGCTTATTGAATACAATAagagcttgataaatatttgtcagTCCAGTGAATTGTTGATTAAAGTCCTTGAAGGGagtacaacatttaaaaatgttcccaTCCAaaggctttgggatgcagtgaaggcagtcctgagaggaaaatacattgcaatccagacgtatctcaagaaacaggaaaaatcccaaatacaaaatctaacagcacaacAGAAGCAGAATGGCAAAGACATCCTacacccagcagaagaagagaaataataaagatcagagcagaaataaacaatatagaatctaaaaaactgtagagcagatcaatgaaatcaagagttgcttttttgaaaaaataaatagaattgataaacctctagccaggcttctcaaaaagaaaagggagatgacccaaatagataaaatcatgaatgaaaatggaattattacaaccaatccctcagaaatacaagcaattatcaggggatattatgaaaaattatatgccaacaaactggacaacctggaagaaatggacaaattcctaagcacccacacacttccaaaactcaaagaggaagaaatagaaaacttgaacacacccataaccagcaaagaaattgaatcagttttcaaaaatctcccaggaaataagagtccaggactagatggcttccctggggaattctaccagacatttaaaacagagataatacctatccttctcaagttgttccaaaaaatagaaaaggaaggaaaacttccaggttcattctatgaagccagcattactttgattcccaaaccagacagagacccagcaaataaagagaactacaggccaatatccctgatgaatatggaagcaaaaattctcaacaaaatactagcaaatcgaattcaacagcatataaaaagaactattcaccatgatcaagtgggattcattcctgggatgcatggtgatacaaatcaatgtgatacatcacattaataaaagaaaaaataagaacaatatgatcctgtcaatcaatgcagaaaaagcatttgccaaaattcagaatcctttcttaataaaaaccctcgagaaagtcaggatagaaggaacatacttaaacatcataaaagccatttatgaaaagcccacagctaatatcatccttgatggggaaaaactgagagctttccccctgagatcaggaacacgacagggatgtccactctcaccgctgtagTTTAACAAAGTGTTgaaagtgctagcatcagcaatcagacaacaaaaggaaatcaaaggcatcaaaattggcaaagatgaagtcaaactttcactttttgcagatgacatgacattatacatggaaaacccaggagactaccaaaagtctgctagaactgaaacataaattcagcaaagtcacaggatacaaaatatacagaaatcagttgcattcttatacactaataatgaagcaacagaaagacaaataaagaaactgatcccattcacaattgcaccaagaagcataaaatacctaggaatgaacctaaccaaaggtgtaaaagatctgtatgctgaaaataatagaaagcttatgaaggaaattgaagaagatacaaagaaatggaaaaacatgccatgctcatggattggaagaataaatattgttaaaatgtcaatactacccaaagcaatctacacattcaatgcaatcccaatcaaaattgcaccagcattcttctcaaagctagaacaagcaatcctaaaatttgtatggaaccaccaaagaccccaaatagccaaagtaatattgaagagtaagaccaaagtgggaggcatcacaatcccagactttagcctctactacaaagctgtaatcatcaagacagcatggtattggcacaaaaacagacacacagaccaatggaatagaatagagactccagaattggacccacaaaagtatagccaactaatctttgacaaagcaggaaagaatatccaatggaaaaaagtccctttaacaaatggtgttgggagaactggacagcaacatggagaagaatgaaactagaccactttcttaacgccattcacaaaaataaactcaaaatggatgaaggacctgaatgtgagacaggaaaccatcaaaaccctagaggagaaagcaagaaaaaaaacctctctgacctcagccacaacaatTTCTTAgttgacatatctccaaaggcaagggaattaaaagcaaaaatgaactattggggccgcatgaagataaaaagcttctgcactgcaaaggaaaca
This region includes:
- the AKAP7 gene encoding A-kinase anchoring protein 7 isoform X8 — protein: MGQLCCFPFSREEAKISDKNGGEPDDAELVRLSKRLVENAVLKAVQQYLEETQNKSKPGDGSSVKTQEADRNGTDSDNNRK
- the AKAP7 gene encoding A-kinase anchoring protein 7 isoform X6 → MGQLCCFPFSREEAKISGLESPSSTILQRYRKDIPSWPSGDKNGGEPDDAELVRLSKRLVENAVLKAVQQYLEETQNKSKPGDGSSVKTQEADRNGTDSDNNRK
- the AKAP7 gene encoding A-kinase anchoring protein 7 isoform X7 — translated: MGQLCCFPFSREEAKISKKPIGFRDLINEALRRERMGLKSKVKQIKELLLKPETQARIRRELFEGRSVNNSNQGNQVDFGATLT